One part of the Tenacibaculum sp. 190130A14a genome encodes these proteins:
- a CDS encoding DMT family transporter — MKQNHSNHLFQLVLATFFISTSGVLGRYIAMPSEVIIWFRSAFAVVFLYAFCKYRKIDLRIKSLKHYLPFIIGGIFMAAHWVTYFYALKLSNVAIGMLSLYTFPVMLAFLEPLFLKVKFNPMHIVLGILVLIGLYILSPEFSLESSSIQGILFGLLSALCYSIRILILKQYVTQYNGVMLMLYQTIIISICLFPVLFFMDISGFESQFPYILMLALLTTAIGHSLMVHSLQFFSASTASIISSVQPIFGIILAFFFLNEVPTLNTVFGGSLILTTVVIESIRSKKK, encoded by the coding sequence GTGAAGCAGAACCATTCTAATCACCTATTTCAATTAGTTTTAGCCACTTTTTTTATCAGTACTTCAGGAGTATTGGGTAGGTATATTGCTATGCCGTCTGAAGTAATCATTTGGTTTCGTTCTGCTTTTGCAGTAGTTTTTTTATATGCTTTTTGTAAGTATCGAAAAATAGACTTACGCATAAAATCGCTCAAGCACTACCTTCCTTTTATTATTGGAGGTATTTTTATGGCAGCCCATTGGGTAACTTATTTTTATGCATTAAAATTATCTAATGTGGCCATTGGAATGCTGTCGCTTTATACATTTCCGGTAATGTTGGCTTTTTTAGAGCCCTTGTTTTTAAAGGTGAAGTTTAATCCGATGCATATTGTACTAGGAATTTTAGTACTAATCGGATTGTATATTCTATCTCCAGAGTTTAGTTTAGAAAGTTCTAGCATTCAAGGGATTTTATTTGGATTGTTATCTGCCTTATGTTACTCCATTCGAATTCTAATTTTAAAGCAATATGTAACACAATATAACGGAGTAATGCTAATGTTATACCAAACCATTATTATTTCCATTTGTTTGTTTCCAGTGTTGTTTTTTATGGACATTTCAGGGTTCGAAAGTCAATTTCCGTATATACTAATGTTGGCTTTGTTAACAACAGCGATTGGGCATAGTTTAATGGTACATTCTTTACAATTCTTTTCAGCTTCTACAGCAAGTATTATTAGTAGTGTACAACCTATTTTCGGAATCATATTAGCCTTTTTCTTTTTAAACGAAGTACCTACGTTGAACACTGTTTTTGGAGGTAGCTTGATTTTAACTACGGTAGTTATTGAGAGTATTCGTAGCAAGAAGAAATAA
- a CDS encoding AAA domain-containing protein: MIANYISYFHKCYQADNKETGVLNFFSSKYENQFIIKTEEELVNNKYPLQFIPTKQAKDKLQTLELFKNDKELWYGSLFCTGKRSNFRKKTTSVVAPLFIYKAAIEKKDGDYFVRINHESRQLNIAFCRSLLFKTSFDDFFTEIEMLLEYQPYITFGFIGQLQRVVEKHIVNLTFDTDFLLYPKLKNQTYIKKQLQNTKDVEQFTTIASAGIFVSSRANNINSVVNELEVLKNNPDYSQGLQAFFSSELQQFSFKLNEPIKIPLLLNSAQERIVQNASNYDKSVIFGPPGTGKTYTINAIAQDYVSKGKSVLIVTKTAQALQVVSDKLMSSKIGDFSVKVGGNYYKRTLLAKLRRIINGNYYKENHKTEAYKARLKKNQLYDKLVQLEKDFTEKTERDISRMEKYLSESFVQKTLSKIDILFIHSFERDEWNIIQQYFDTLTLFEKSAKDDLFKNLISTIIWYSNKELQKLITLSNIIQTDEKSLVSKQLQSLNAKPLTHFLPVWLVKIDEIATSLPLQKELFDIAIVDEATQCDIASCLPVFQRAKKVVVAGDTNQLRHISFLSKTQMYRFQQQEGINDAVRFDYRKKSLLDFTLEHTAKGNQIVLLDEHYRSLPDIIRFSNHSFYGEALRIMTQTPSNKEKQAVFLHKTNGVQDDIGVNKKEARRIVQHIQKIVKAELETHKNLATSIGVLSPFRQQTNYLTKLIKETFELATIKKHQIKLGTPYHFQGEERDVMLLSMAVSSQSHFASLNYLNKEDVFNVAITRARNEQHIFYSVEPKELPEKSQLRHYLSSFEQKVIPQPVSNVIDDSFSKEIQAFLKPFNTTIHVGYVIAGLSIDLLLEKDHKYLGIDLIGYPGSYTTAFDIERYRILHRVGIQIVPISYLSWKYNKEDVVKLLTTMMKSLA, translated from the coding sequence ATGATTGCTAATTACATCTCTTATTTTCACAAGTGCTATCAGGCCGATAATAAAGAAACTGGAGTCTTAAATTTCTTTTCTTCTAAATATGAGAATCAGTTTATTATAAAAACTGAAGAAGAATTAGTGAATAACAAGTATCCGCTACAATTTATTCCTACCAAACAGGCTAAGGATAAATTACAAACTTTAGAGCTTTTTAAAAACGATAAAGAGCTTTGGTATGGGAGTCTTTTTTGTACAGGAAAACGCAGTAATTTTAGAAAGAAAACTACTTCTGTAGTGGCGCCTTTATTCATTTACAAAGCAGCTATTGAAAAAAAAGACGGAGACTATTTTGTAAGAATTAATCATGAATCAAGGCAATTGAATATTGCTTTTTGTAGAAGTTTGTTATTTAAAACATCTTTTGATGATTTTTTTACGGAGATAGAAATGCTTCTGGAGTACCAACCGTATATCACATTTGGATTTATTGGTCAGTTACAAAGAGTTGTTGAAAAGCACATTGTAAACTTGACTTTTGATACTGATTTTTTACTTTATCCTAAGCTGAAGAATCAAACCTATATAAAAAAACAACTTCAAAACACGAAAGATGTTGAGCAGTTTACAACCATTGCCAGTGCGGGTATTTTTGTGTCAAGTCGTGCTAATAACATCAATTCTGTAGTAAATGAATTGGAAGTTTTAAAGAATAACCCAGATTATTCTCAAGGTTTACAGGCTTTCTTTTCTTCGGAACTACAACAGTTTTCTTTTAAACTCAACGAGCCTATCAAAATTCCGTTGCTATTAAATTCGGCACAAGAACGCATTGTACAAAATGCTTCTAATTACGATAAATCGGTCATTTTTGGGCCACCAGGAACTGGAAAAACCTATACCATCAACGCCATTGCACAAGATTATGTAAGCAAAGGAAAAAGTGTACTGATTGTTACCAAAACAGCACAAGCTTTACAAGTAGTTTCTGATAAGTTAATGAGTTCTAAAATTGGGGATTTCTCAGTAAAAGTAGGAGGGAACTACTACAAGAGAACTTTGTTAGCAAAGCTTAGAAGAATTATCAATGGTAATTATTACAAGGAAAACCATAAAACAGAAGCTTACAAAGCCCGTCTTAAAAAAAACCAATTATATGATAAACTGGTTCAGTTAGAAAAGGATTTTACAGAAAAAACAGAAAGAGATATCAGCCGCATGGAAAAGTACCTTTCGGAGAGTTTTGTTCAAAAAACCTTATCTAAAATAGATATTTTATTTATTCACTCTTTTGAACGAGATGAGTGGAATATTATACAACAGTATTTTGACACTTTAACCTTATTCGAAAAAAGTGCTAAAGATGATTTGTTTAAAAACCTCATCTCAACCATTATTTGGTATTCTAACAAAGAACTACAAAAATTAATAACACTTTCTAACATTATTCAAACAGATGAAAAGTCGTTGGTAAGTAAACAACTGCAAAGCCTTAATGCAAAACCACTAACCCATTTTCTACCTGTTTGGCTAGTGAAAATAGATGAAATTGCCACCAGTCTTCCTTTACAAAAGGAGTTGTTTGATATTGCGATAGTTGATGAAGCTACCCAATGTGATATTGCTTCTTGTTTACCTGTTTTTCAACGTGCTAAAAAAGTAGTAGTGGCGGGTGATACCAATCAATTACGACATATTAGTTTCTTGTCTAAAACGCAGATGTATCGTTTTCAACAACAAGAAGGAATCAACGATGCGGTACGGTTTGATTATCGAAAAAAGAGTTTATTAGATTTCACTTTAGAGCATACGGCAAAAGGAAATCAAATTGTGTTATTAGACGAGCATTACCGATCGCTGCCAGATATTATTCGATTTAGCAATCATTCTTTTTACGGTGAGGCGCTTCGTATTATGACACAAACACCTTCAAATAAAGAAAAACAAGCAGTTTTTTTACATAAAACAAATGGAGTGCAAGATGATATTGGAGTGAATAAAAAAGAAGCTCGAAGGATTGTTCAACACATCCAGAAAATCGTAAAAGCAGAATTAGAAACTCATAAAAATTTGGCAACTAGTATTGGTGTATTGTCTCCTTTCAGACAGCAAACCAACTATTTAACCAAGTTAATCAAAGAAACTTTTGAACTAGCTACCATTAAAAAACACCAGATAAAATTGGGTACTCCTTATCATTTTCAGGGAGAAGAGCGTGATGTAATGCTATTATCAATGGCTGTAAGCAGTCAATCTCATTTTGCTAGCTTAAACTACTTAAACAAAGAAGATGTGTTTAATGTAGCCATCACCAGAGCGCGTAATGAACAGCATATTTTTTATTCAGTAGAACCTAAAGAACTTCCTGAAAAATCTCAATTACGACATTATTTGAGTTCTTTTGAACAGAAAGTGATTCCACAACCAGTTTCAAATGTTATAGATGATAGTTTTAGTAAAGAGATACAAGCCTTTTTAAAGCCATTTAACACTACTATTCATGTTGGATATGTCATTGCAGGGTTGAGCATAGATTTATTACTAGAAAAGGATCATAAATACCTCGGAATTGATTTAATCGGGTATCCTGGAAGTTATACAACAGCTTTTGACATAGAACGCTATCGTATCTTACATCGTGTAGGTATTCAAATTGTTCCTATTTCGTATTTATCTTGGAAGTATAACAAAGAAGATGTGGTTAAGCTTCTTACAACAATGATGAAATCTTTAGCCTAG
- a CDS encoding metal-dependent hydrolase, whose translation MASIFGHALTAVAIGTSFSKTIQDKKFWILGIVCAIIPDADVLGFQYGIPYESFWGHRGFSHSIVFSVLFGILITLLFYSRVLFSKKGLLYILFFSLCTISHALLDALTNGGMGVALLAPFDNTRYFFPWRPIQVSPIGASRFFSEWGLRVIYSELLWIGIPAISYMVFVIIGKKMIERS comes from the coding sequence ATGGCATCAATCTTCGGACATGCACTTACCGCAGTAGCAATCGGAACTAGTTTTTCAAAGACAATTCAAGACAAAAAGTTCTGGATTCTAGGGATTGTTTGTGCTATCATACCCGATGCAGATGTACTGGGGTTTCAATACGGAATCCCTTATGAAAGCTTCTGGGGACATCGTGGATTTTCGCATTCCATTGTTTTTAGTGTGCTTTTTGGAATACTCATAACCTTGTTGTTTTATAGTAGGGTTCTTTTTAGCAAAAAAGGTTTATTGTATATCCTGTTTTTTAGTTTATGTACTATTTCACATGCCTTATTAGATGCCCTAACCAATGGCGGAATGGGCGTTGCATTATTAGCTCCATTTGATAATACCCGATACTTCTTTCCATGGCGTCCGATTCAAGTATCTCCAATAGGAGCAAGTCGCTTTTTTAGTGAATGGGGATTACGTGTGATTTATAGTGAACTACTATGGATTGGAATTCCTGCGATAAGCTATATGGTTTTTGTAATTATAGGAAAGAAAATGATAGAACGTTCGTAA
- the mfd gene encoding transcription-repair coupling factor, translating to MSKQTIVNYYQQSAKVSKIVSALQQEQNHFQISNLVGSSLSFVISETFKQADKPYLFICNDKEEAAYYLNDLEQLLGDKNVLFYPGSYRRPYQIEETDNANVLLRSEVLNRINSRKKPAIIVTYPTALFEKVVTKKELEKNTLKVSMGEQLSLDFVNEVLFEYNFNRVDFVTEPGEFSVRGGIIDVFSFSNDEPYRIEFFGDEVDSIRTFDVETQLSTDKLKKVSIMPNVENKALQESRESFLKYISSKTVVFYQNLELLSDKLDKFYRKAELSFEELSKEINHAKPEELFCNGALIRKDLESFTRTSLGRGQTGDANEIAFDTHPQPSFNKKFDLLIQNFNEFSAKGFTNYIFCANDKQAQRFKDIFDDNEQEVSYETIVFPLYQGFVDLDNKIVCYTDHQIFERYHKFRLKNGYAKKQSITLQELTKLEVGDYVTHIDHGIGKFGGLQKIDVEGNKQEAIKLVYGDRDILYVSIHSLHKISKFNGKDGKPPKIYKLGSNAWKKVKQKTKKRVKEIAFNLIQLYAKRKLEKGYAFGPDTHMQHELEASFLYEDTPDQFTATLDVKTDMEKEQPMDRLVCGDVGFGKTEVAIRAAFKAVDNGKQVAILVPTTVLAFQHFKTFSKRLKDFPVTIDYLNRFRTAKQRKGVLEGVADGGVDIVIGTHQLTNKNIKFKDLGLLVIDEEQKFGVAAKDKLKTIKENVDTLTLTATPIPRTLQFSLMAARDLSVIKTPPPNRHPIETNVIRFSEETIRDAISYEISRGGQVFFIHNRIENIKEVAGLVQRLVPDAKIGIGHGQMEGKKLEELMLAFMNNEFDVLISTTIIESGLDVPNANTIFINNANNFGLSDLHQMRGRVGRSNKKAFCYFITPPYHHMTDDARKRIQALEMFSDLGSGLNIAMKDLEIRGAGDLLGGEQSGFINDIGFDAYQKILQEAIEELKENEFKDLYVSEDNGKPKEYVKEVQIDTDFEILFPDDYVNSVSERLILYNKLSTLTTEEELLAYESDITDRFGEFPTQVVDLFDSVRIKWLAKSLGLEKIILKKKRMIGYFVSNQQSDFYQTEAFTRMLQYVQKNPKSCVMKEKETKSGLRLLITFIKIDSIGKALSTLQKI from the coding sequence TTGAGCAAGCAAACTATTGTAAATTACTACCAACAGTCTGCTAAAGTAAGCAAGATTGTTAGTGCGCTTCAACAAGAACAAAACCATTTTCAAATATCGAATTTGGTCGGTTCTTCGTTGTCTTTTGTTATTTCCGAAACTTTTAAACAAGCCGATAAACCTTATTTATTTATCTGTAATGATAAGGAAGAAGCAGCCTATTATTTAAACGATTTAGAGCAGTTGTTAGGTGATAAAAATGTACTCTTTTATCCAGGGTCGTATCGCCGTCCATATCAAATAGAAGAAACCGACAATGCCAACGTGCTCTTACGTTCGGAAGTATTAAACCGTATCAACTCTCGTAAAAAACCTGCGATTATTGTTACCTACCCTACTGCCCTATTTGAAAAAGTAGTTACTAAAAAGGAACTCGAAAAGAATACTTTAAAAGTGTCTATGGGAGAGCAATTATCGCTCGATTTTGTGAATGAAGTATTGTTTGAATACAACTTCAATCGTGTCGATTTTGTGACTGAACCTGGAGAGTTTTCGGTACGTGGAGGAATCATTGATGTGTTTTCATTTTCAAATGATGAACCTTATCGTATTGAGTTTTTTGGAGATGAGGTAGACAGCATCCGTACCTTTGATGTAGAAACCCAATTATCTACAGACAAGCTGAAGAAAGTAAGCATTATGCCGAATGTAGAAAACAAGGCATTGCAAGAAAGTAGAGAAAGCTTTTTAAAATACATCTCTTCAAAGACCGTAGTTTTTTATCAGAATTTAGAGCTATTGTCTGATAAACTAGACAAGTTTTATCGCAAAGCAGAGTTGTCTTTTGAAGAATTATCTAAAGAAATCAACCATGCAAAACCGGAAGAGCTGTTTTGTAATGGAGCATTGATTCGAAAAGACCTAGAAAGTTTTACCAGGACAAGTTTAGGAAGAGGACAAACAGGAGACGCAAATGAAATAGCTTTTGATACCCACCCGCAACCTTCCTTCAATAAAAAGTTCGACCTGTTAATTCAGAATTTCAATGAGTTTTCAGCAAAAGGATTTACCAACTATATCTTTTGTGCCAATGATAAACAAGCACAGCGTTTTAAGGATATTTTTGACGATAACGAACAAGAGGTTTCCTATGAAACTATTGTATTTCCATTATACCAAGGTTTTGTTGATTTAGATAACAAAATTGTGTGTTATACCGATCATCAAATTTTTGAACGCTACCATAAATTCCGATTGAAAAACGGATATGCTAAAAAGCAATCCATTACCCTTCAAGAACTCACAAAATTAGAAGTGGGCGATTATGTAACACACATAGACCACGGAATTGGAAAGTTTGGAGGACTGCAAAAAATTGATGTAGAAGGAAACAAACAAGAAGCTATTAAGTTAGTCTATGGCGACCGTGATATTTTGTATGTAAGCATACACTCCTTGCATAAAATTTCTAAGTTTAACGGAAAAGACGGAAAACCACCGAAGATTTACAAACTTGGATCGAATGCTTGGAAGAAAGTAAAACAGAAAACCAAGAAACGTGTTAAGGAAATAGCCTTTAACCTAATTCAACTGTATGCAAAACGTAAACTAGAAAAAGGCTATGCCTTCGGACCAGATACACATATGCAACACGAGTTGGAAGCAAGTTTCTTGTATGAAGATACTCCAGATCAGTTTACAGCTACACTAGATGTAAAAACTGATATGGAAAAAGAGCAACCGATGGATCGTTTGGTTTGTGGTGATGTAGGATTTGGTAAAACAGAAGTTGCCATTCGTGCTGCATTTAAAGCAGTAGACAACGGAAAGCAGGTTGCCATCTTAGTACCAACCACAGTTTTAGCGTTTCAGCACTTTAAAACCTTTTCTAAGCGATTAAAAGACTTTCCGGTTACAATTGACTACCTAAACCGTTTTAGGACCGCAAAACAGCGTAAAGGAGTTTTAGAAGGGGTAGCTGATGGAGGTGTAGATATTGTGATAGGAACACATCAGTTAACCAATAAAAACATCAAATTTAAAGACTTAGGTTTGTTGGTGATTGATGAAGAACAAAAGTTCGGAGTAGCAGCGAAAGATAAGTTGAAGACCATTAAGGAAAACGTAGATACCTTAACACTAACGGCAACACCTATTCCACGTACCTTACAGTTTAGCTTAATGGCGGCACGTGATTTATCGGTAATTAAAACACCACCACCTAACCGTCATCCCATTGAAACCAATGTAATTCGTTTTTCTGAAGAAACTATTCGTGATGCCATTTCGTATGAGATTTCACGTGGAGGACAAGTGTTTTTTATTCATAATCGAATTGAAAACATCAAGGAAGTTGCTGGTTTAGTACAACGACTAGTGCCAGATGCAAAGATTGGTATTGGTCATGGGCAAATGGAAGGAAAAAAGTTAGAAGAATTGATGCTAGCTTTTATGAACAATGAGTTTGATGTACTGATTTCTACGACTATTATTGAAAGTGGATTAGATGTACCAAATGCAAACACCATTTTTATCAATAATGCTAATAACTTCGGATTATCAGATTTGCATCAAATGCGCGGACGTGTAGGACGTTCGAACAAAAAAGCATTTTGTTATTTCATCACACCACCGTATCATCATATGACCGACGATGCACGTAAACGTATTCAGGCGTTGGAAATGTTTTCTGATTTAGGAAGTGGATTAAATATTGCCATGAAAGATCTTGAAATTCGTGGTGCTGGTGATTTATTAGGAGGCGAACAAAGTGGATTTATCAATGATATCGGGTTTGATGCCTATCAGAAAATCTTACAAGAAGCTATTGAAGAGCTGAAAGAAAACGAGTTTAAAGACCTATATGTTTCAGAAGATAATGGTAAACCAAAAGAATATGTAAAAGAGGTTCAAATTGATACCGATTTTGAGATTCTATTCCCAGATGATTATGTAAACTCTGTAAGTGAACGTTTAATCTTGTATAACAAGTTGTCTACTTTAACCACAGAAGAAGAATTATTAGCGTATGAAAGTGATATTACCGATCGTTTTGGAGAGTTTCCAACACAGGTAGTAGATTTATTCGATAGTGTTCGTATTAAGTGGTTAGCAAAGTCGTTAGGATTGGAAAAAATCATCCTAAAGAAGAAGCGTATGATTGGGTATTTTGTTTCTAATCAGCAAAGTGATTTTTATCAAACAGAAGCATTTACAAGAATGTTACAGTATGTACAAAAGAATCCAAAGAGCTGTGTGATGAAAGAAAAGGAAACCAAAAGTGGTTTACGCTTATTAATTACTTTTATTAAAATAGATTCTATAGGAAAAGCGTTGAGTACGTTACAGAAGATATAA
- a CDS encoding TerB family tellurite resistance protein, with translation MSISDLYSSGKHKQEIGHFASIVKIAKTDQIITEGEQRLLNLAAKKLHISDHEYEEILKSPEKFPVNAPVSYDERIERLYRLTKMIFADDSVDKNEVTLMRKIAVALQFPLDNVEKVCDEAIHLVMNDNDLEDFTTAIKKVNAV, from the coding sequence ATGTCAATTTCAGATTTATATTCAAGTGGAAAACACAAACAGGAAATTGGTCATTTTGCAAGCATTGTTAAAATTGCAAAAACCGACCAAATTATTACAGAAGGAGAACAACGGCTTTTAAATCTTGCTGCTAAAAAATTACATATCAGTGATCATGAATATGAAGAAATTTTAAAGTCTCCTGAAAAATTTCCAGTAAATGCACCTGTAAGTTATGATGAACGTATTGAACGATTATATCGTTTAACCAAAATGATTTTTGCGGATGATTCTGTAGATAAAAATGAAGTTACTTTAATGCGAAAAATTGCTGTTGCTTTACAATTTCCTTTAGATAATGTAGAGAAAGTGTGCGATGAAGCTATCCATTTGGTAATGAATGATAATGATTTAGAGGATTTTACTACTGCAATAAAAAAAGTGAATGCTGTGTAA
- a CDS encoding outer membrane beta-barrel protein — MIKKVFFFALIFSITTSAIAQNLNDSWQIGAGIAITRFSTDDANFIGDQHIFQAPRLNMTMPVGERFSIDGAISFNTFEPGFIKNSVKYFSMDGSVRYNFDPLFENFAPYVFAGGSIVDSELKMTPTLNIGAGGIYWINQAIGINPQLYYKHSFEAYSSMRSHIQGTLGVVFRLNWDNIFIGGNHAARSSKGRMHCF, encoded by the coding sequence ATGATAAAAAAAGTTTTCTTTTTCGCCCTTATTTTTTCAATTACAACAAGTGCTATTGCCCAAAATTTAAATGACTCATGGCAAATTGGAGCCGGGATAGCAATTACAAGATTTAGTACAGATGACGCTAATTTTATTGGTGATCAACATATTTTTCAAGCTCCACGTTTAAACATGACAATGCCAGTTGGTGAGCGTTTTTCTATAGACGGAGCAATTTCTTTTAACACTTTTGAACCTGGCTTTATTAAGAATTCTGTAAAGTATTTTTCTATGGATGGATCGGTTCGTTATAATTTTGATCCGTTATTTGAAAACTTTGCTCCTTATGTATTTGCTGGTGGTAGTATTGTAGATTCTGAACTTAAAATGACTCCTACACTGAACATTGGTGCTGGAGGTATTTACTGGATCAATCAAGCTATTGGAATTAACCCTCAATTGTACTATAAACATTCATTTGAAGCTTACAGTAGTATGAGATCTCATATTCAAGGTACATTAGGCGTTGTTTTTAGACTTAATTGGGATAATATTTTTATTGGTGGTAACCATGCCGCAAGATCTTCTAAAGGTAGAATGCACTGTTTTTAA